Within Topomyia yanbarensis strain Yona2022 chromosome 2, ASM3024719v1, whole genome shotgun sequence, the genomic segment TACAGTAGTAGCTAGATTTAAAACTTGTACGTTGGAACATTCGTTTTACTGCCTTCATTGCGATTAGATCGGCTACTATCAAAAATATTCTGTGTTATTTGTAATTAAGTATTAAgtgtagtaaagttaatttagaTAGTCAATAAATCGTCTTGTGTTGAATAAAGCTATTTTAGTGTGAAGTACTTGTCTCGAAGGCTTTATTCGTGTGATGCGTATCCGTTGAAACCACCAGCGAACAATATTGAGTAATCGGTCGTTGCTGCGAAATTTAAGGTGAAGGGAAAGCCAAATCATCCGTTAGGATACCAAGAGGACCGCCACGAAATCTCTAACGGTAGGATCCTACTGGGACACTAGTTTCGCAAAGGGACACAAcattggtgccgtgaccaggatagtGTTCCGAAGAAACGACGCGGCGTCGTCCTCCCATCTTTGAAGCTATACAAAGGAAACTGTCGCCATCGCGAAGTTCCCACGCATCAACCAGTGATCGCCATCGCAGATATTGACTACTAAGAAACGCTACGCTGAAGTAACACAAACCGTAAGATCCTGGATATTAAGATCATACAAGGCCTACTGAACAGGCTCACAAGGTGAGTACCTGTCCAAGCATCCTAAACAACTTGTCATATCTACCTGGATCTATTTTGTCTCATTTTTGGTGGAACAACGCATCATCTATTGGTTATGGTGGCCGGTCTACCTGGACGGAGGAGGCAACACTAAGTGATTCGTCAACAGGTGATTATCCCTGCTTCTTCTATAAGTTGTATATCGAATCACTTGAAGCGGTTATCACAACGAAGTACGTGGCTGACGGGTGGAAAGAATTGACCTAAATACTATACAAGGCCCAAAAGACGGGCTCACCAGGTGAGTACCTGTCCTAATTCGTCAAATTTCTGCGAAAGGTGCTTGCTCGTGTTATTTTTTCAGAGCTATTGGGTAACGAACCTTTTCTGGCGTGGCGTTGGGAAACGTTGATGAATGCGCACGTGTGCTGTTATTGCGCCAACTGTCGCTGTGCTCAATTGTAAATTGTACAAGGCCTAGGAAACAGGCTCACCAGGTGAGTACCTGTCCAAAGCGTTTAGTTTCTTGAAAGGGTTGCTGCTCTTGGTGTATTTTTTGCAGTGAACACCTACCGCCTTTCAACATTGATTCATCGCCATCGACATCAGCCATGGGAAAGAAGCTTAAGCCGAAAATACACGTTCGAGATAGCGTTGTGGATTTCCTGCAACGTACAGCGAAATTTCTCAACAGTATGGAAGCCCCAGACGAGAACCAAATCAAGTTCCGGTTGGAAAAACTCGAAGTGAAATGGAACGAATTCGAGGAGATTCAGAGCGAGATTGAAGAAGCGGATGACCACGAAGGAAACGTCGAAGCACATCGCCAGATCAGAGCAGATTTCGAGGAGCAATACTTCGTGGTAAGGGCAGGGTTGGTAAGCAAGCTTCCGCGGCAATTATCGGAGAATACAGccgcttcttcttcttcattgcCTAGTTCAGATTCGAGCAGTGTTCATGCGTATGTTCGGTTGCCTCAAATAAACCTGCCCGAATTCGACGGGAATTTCGAGAAATGGCTTCCTTTCCACGATACATTTCGAGCCTTGATTGATTCTTCACCAGAGCTAAGCAACATACAAAAATTTCACTACTTGCGGTCATCTTTGAGAGGCGAAGCGTTGAAACTTGTCGATTCATATCCAATGAGCGATGCTAACTATCGAGTAGCTTGGGATGGGTTAGTTGCGCGGTTCTCAAACAGCTATCTTCTGAAAAAGCGTCACTTAAATGCGTTATTTGAGTACCCAAAGGTTAAAAGAGAATCTGCGTCTGGGATTCACGATGTCATCGATTGTTTCGAACGCAACACGAAGATTTTGGACCAGCTGGGAGAGAAAACAAATGGATGGGGTGCGATGCTGACACACTTATTGGTTTCAAAACTGGATGATGTGACGCAGAAACAGTGGGAGAAACATGCATCGGCATATGAGGACCCGAATTTCATGTTGTTGATCGAGTTCCTTAAGAATCAAACTCGGGTGTTGGATGCGGTTTCTGTTGATCAGTGTACATCGAGCTCCCACAGTTTTCCTTCGACAAGTGGTTATAATTTCCGATCAACGAAGGTCTCGATCAACTCGGTTATGGAAAGCAAAGGACCAAGCTGCGCATCGTGCCAAGAACAACATTCTCTCACTCAATGTCCAATTTTTCATGATCTACCTGTGGACGATCGACTACAATTCACAAATGCCAAGCGACTTTGTAGCAATTGTTTGGGCCGAAATCATCTGGCACGAGACTGTCCATCCAGATTTCGGTGCAGAACTTGTTCGAAAAAACATCATACGCTTCTTCACCCAGGTTTTCCAGGCTCGGGAACCACTCCCACCCCTAGTGCAAATCATGACAATTCTGCTTCTTGTCCAACCGGTCCAGGCGATGAATCGAACTCTGGTCTCTCAATTTCTAGTTCGATTGCATCTATCTCTTCCAATGTTGTACTAGGTTCGTCCGGATCGTATGTTTTTTTGATGACGGCAGTAATTGAGGTAAAGGATCGATGGGGTAAAACTCACCTAGCAAGGGCATTATTGGATTCTGGTTCACAGGCTAATATTATGTCAGAAGACCTCTGTCAGCTCCTGAAACTACAACGTACTGACAAGAAAGTAGAAATAAGTGGTATAGGACGATCACGAAAACAAACATCTTATAAAGTGGTAACTACGGTTTCATCTAGAATTCAGAACTTCTCACTGCCAATGGAGTTTTTAGTCTTGGGCCATGTTACAGATGACCAACCATCTTCGTCGCTCCCATTGTCATACTGGACACCACCATCGGACATGGAACTAGCCGATCCGCAATTCTATCAATCTGGTCCAGTTGATATCGTGTTAGGCTCGCAATATTTCTACGAATACCACCTTCTGAACGGTGGCCGGGTTCAAATACGCAAGTTTCAAAATACTCTACCGGTGTTTGTCAATACTGTATTCGGTTGGGTTGCTGCTGGGGAAACAGATTTCAAAGGTACCGGTGCAAAAATCAGCTGTCATTTGGCGACAGTTGAACACCTTGATGCAGCTATCGAAAGGTTTTGGGCCATCGAGGAGCTAACCGACAAGCCACCGCGTTCACAGCAAGAAGAAGATTGCGAATCACATTTCCAAAATACGGTGTCACGGGATATAACAGGACGCTACATCGTACAATACCCCAAGCGAATGGGGTTTCATAAAATGGTTGGCGCATCAATGTATACGGCACTGCACCGCTTTCAGCAGTTGGAGAGACGCTTGAACAGAGACCCAGAGCTAAGAAAACAATACGATGATTTTCTTCAGGAGTACATCAATATGGGACACATGCGCCTTGTCTGCAAGATAGAAGATGCACagaatgaaaaacaattaaCATGCTACCTACCGCATCATCCTGTTTTGAAGGAATCTAGTTCCACAACCAAACTACGGGTCGTTTTCGACGGGTCAGCGAAGACGAGCACGAATCATTCGCTCAACGATGCACTGTTGACAGGACCCGTTATCCAAGACGAACTTCTGGACATTATGATACGTTTCAAGACGTCTGACCCTATCCAAATTTACGAGCTCCAAACGGTTACCTATGGCTTGTCACCTTCTTCATATCTTGCCACTCGAGTGCTTCAACAAGTCGCAAAGGATGACGGAAACAACTACAAACTTGCTGCAGCAGTCGTGATGGAGGACTTCTACATGGATGACTTCCTATGTGGAGCAGATTCTATTGAAAATGCAAAGAAGTTACGATGCGAGGTACAAACATTGATGGCGGGAGGCGGTTTCCAATTACGAAAGTGGAGCTCAAACGAGTGGACCGCAATATCGGACTCACCCTCGGAAGCAATCGACGGTCAATCTACTCTATATTTCGATCCTGAACAAAAAGTAAAAACGTTGGGGGTTTCATGGGAAACTGCATCAGATCAGTTCTGCATTGAAGTACGAGCAAACGTAAATGATGACCCATGGACTAAACGGAAAATTTTCTCGGCAATTGCACAACTGTATGACCCTCTCGGGCTAGTCTCTCCAGTTGTGGTATATGCAAAAATTCAAATGCAGAGTCTTTGGTTGGCTTCATGCAATTGGGATGATCTGGTACCAAAGGACATTCAAACAAAATGGGAGCAGCTTTACCAACAGTTACCACTACTAGAACAGTTCAAGGTTCCGCGGCGCATATTTGCGGGTAATTCAACGGAAATACAGTTTCATTTATTTACTGATGCCTCGGAGGTTGGCTATGGCGCTTGTATTTACGCTCGATCGGTTGGCAATAACGGTATTGTTAAGACAGAACTTATTGCATCAAAGTCACGAGTGGCACCATTAAAACGACTCACTTTGCCGCGTCTGGAGTTATGTGCCGCACTTCTCGGTGCAAAACTCTACGCTAGGGTATCAGCAGCGCTACGAATGGAGGGAGTGCCCTGTTGGTGTTGGTCGGACTCGACAGTTGTGCTGCATTGGATTAAGGCATCCCCAAACTGTTGGCAAACATTCGTCGGAAATCGCACAGCTCAAATACAACTGTTAACCCATGGCCATAGCTGGAATCACGTGAGGGGTGCTGACAATCCCGCCGACTATGTTTCTCGTGGAATGTTGCCGCTAGAATTCTTAAAATCGCATGTGTGGCGCAATGGACCTCACTGGCTGGGTAAGACAGTAGATGACTGGCCGATACAACCTATTTTCGAAGCTCCCCCAGAGAAAATTCTAGAAAGAAGAAAAACCATTATGGCAACCCAAATAACCCCTCTCCCAGAATCATTATATGAacgattttcttcattttggCGGCTGGTCCGAGTAACTGCATACATTTTACGATTTATTAACAATTGCAAATCGAAAAACAAACGTGAATCATTTCTTACGGTGACGGAGTTAGAGGAAGCCAAGGAGGCACTAGCGAAAGGTGTGCAGCAAGAAATCTTCCAGTCGGAGTTGACAGCATTAAGGAAGAAATTGCCGCTTCCAGTAGGCTCAGCTCTGAAGTTTTCGCGACCATTTCTGGACAGAAAAGGCATAATACGTTGCGGTGGTCGACTCGAATTGTCTGATGAAAGCTATAAAACCAAGCATCCCATCattctgccaaataagcatCAGCTTTCCCGTTTAATTGCAACTTATTATCACAACCTCTCGCTTCACTCTGGCCCACGCATGACACTAGCTTCGATACGGCAAGAATTTTGGCCTCTACGTGGAAAAACCCTAGCCAATTTCGTTTGTCGTAAATGTCCAAATTGCTTCCGTTTAAACCCTGTCCCTATCACTCAACCAGAAGGCCAACTGCCTAAGTCTCGAACTGCCCCCAGCCGACCGTTTGCTATAACCGGTGTCGATTTTTGCGGTCCAGTATATCTCAAACCCGTCCATCGTCGCGCTGCCGCTCAAAAGGCTTACATTGCGGTTTTCGTTTGCTTTACCACGAAGGCTACCCATCTCGAATTGGTTTGCGACCTTTCAACTAATGCCTTCATAGCTGCCTTGCACCGATTCGTCGCTCGTCGTGGTGTTCCCGCTGAAATTCATTCAGATAATGGAACAAATTTCAAGGGGGCAAAAAATGTATTGAATGAGTTGTACTACATGCTAAACAATCACCAAGAGGCAATCGTCAATGAATGCACTGCTAAGGGAATCACTTGGAAGTTTATTCCCCCGAGAGCACCCAATTTTGGCGGCTTGTGGGAGGCAGCCgtgaaaactgctaaaacgtCTATGGTCAAGACGATCGGAAACACAAGCCTTTCCTACGAAGATTTTTTAACCGTGCTCACTCAGATTGAAGCGAACATGAACGCTCGCCCGCTGACGCCGCTATCGGATGATCCGACAGAACTGGACGTGTTGACACCATCACATTTTCTCACAGGATCTTCGCTAACGTCTCTTCCCGATCCAGACTATACCAAGGTTCCATCTAACCGCTTGAAGCACTACCAGCAGCTGCAACAATTAATACAGAAGCACTGGATTAGATGGAGAAACGAATATCTAACAGAACTCAACGTGCAAAGGAAAAAATCGCCGGCTACAATGCATGTACGTGTTGGTCAAATTGTGCTAGTGCACGACGAAAGCAAACCATCGATCGCCTGGCCGCTTGCTAGGATTGAAGCGATAACACCTGGACAAGACAATATCGTGCGAGTAGCAACCGTCCGCACTAAAAGTGGAATTTACACCCGACCGGTCCGGAAATTATACCCTTTACCGTTTTGCAGTGAGGCAGACATAAAACAAAATGAGCACAACACCGAAGCTGTAGTTACAGAAATTTGTAGTTAAGGACTATTTGTTACACCTTGTCTTTTAGTATAAATGTTGAATTTGAAGCAAAAACACATTTAGGTGGCCGGCTATGTTTACGTCAAAATGTCAAAGCAGGAGAAACTAACCTAGTCGAGGTTAGCCGAAACTTAACGAAGGGAGATGCGAGTAGACCGAGTAGACTATCGTGTGATACAGTCGACCTCTGTTTGAGGAAACTGGAACTGCGTGCTTTTCTTCTAATACAGTAGTAGCTAGATTTAAAACTTGTACGTTGGAACATTCGTTTTACTGCCTTCATTGCGATTAGATCGGCTACTATCAAAAATATTCTGTGTTATTTGTAATTAAGTATTAAgtgtagtaaagttaatttagaTAGTCAATAAATCGTCTTGTGTTGAATAAAGCTATTTTAGTGTGAAGTACTTGTCTCGAAGGCTTTATTCGTGTGATGCGTATCCGTTGAAACCACCAGCGAACAATATTGAGTAATCGGTCGTTGCTGCGAAATTTAAGGTGAAGGGAAAGCCAAATCATCCGTTAGGATACCAAGAGGACCGCCACGAAATCTCTAACGGTAGGATCCTACTGGGACACTAGTTTCGCAAAGGGACACAACAATTTCTTTTATTCTTCAGATAGTACGATTTGCGGGCCAGCAGAGATACTTCaacatctccaatggagctctcggaacgactccaaactacTACATATCCGCTAATAGCTTGAACAGAGCACACAATATTTTTGCGATCAATTTCTTAAGATCGTGAAAATTCGTGTATTTTCATgcaggaatccggatcatgcaacggcccagcccggggacaatatGACAAAAAGGGcatgtttcatatatgtaccactgatttgatagtggcgctAGTATACCATCACCATGTGAGTGCCATCTTTGTTCATGAAGAGATTGGATGCTGTGTATAGACGTAAACAGCATCAAAGAATGGTTGGGTAtgatttgttcaaaacccgacccgaacatgaaaattccaaatttgaaaaaccctgACCCGACCCGAAcgattaaaatttccaaaacccggacccgaccatctctaccaTGCAGTGATGacggcaatccaagtgatgggtGGGTTCCCTGTCCAAGAGGTAGTGCATGGCACACACGAAAGTTTCGTGATCACCAGGATCAACGGCATATTCGTATGAAGTTGTTATGATCCCCCCCAATGAtcaccagagcagtacaatcggatgctggacgGACCAACCGACTCGTTAGTTGGACGAAGGCCGGTTGTTATAGAAGGATAATTTAACGCTTGGGCCATGTAATGGAGTAGCGGGCTGACCAACGCAATCGGTTACAGCTTATTGTAAGCCCTGGCGAAGCTGATTGTAAGGCTATGCAATGAAAGCTCTGCTAGCACTTTCCGTAAAGACAATCGGCtatccatcatcgacgtaacattctgtagtcagtcgctgatggataacatgaattagCGAGTTAGTGAGCAATGCACCTGAGGCTGAAACGTCACTTTGAACCAGTGTGAGCCAGAATGAGAAAGCATGTGAGTAATCTGTGAACCAGAATGAGAGCGTATGTGAGCAGAATGGGAAACGaagaatttaaaatgaaaatgaaaacgtGTATCAGCATGTCCTGTCGCAGCTACGCACATTGCGATCACCATGCGATTCACTACACCAATATAGGACTTCgtcaaggacctttttgtggaaacATTTCGTGCTGATAGCCTCATCCTAATGCCGAATGACTATGATCTGTCGGAAATATTAGCGAGGGAGTTCTTCGATATTGTGTcttaacaatgccgaggaaaatggagccaaGGAACGACCTGCGTCCGGTGTATTGGTGGAAGGTGGAAGGGTCATTTTGAGCGAGATAATGCTTAGTTAGTCAACCTGGTGTACAGAAAAGTAGACGCTTACTGTGTCGTGATGGTCAAGATCAGGGTCTTTTCTCGAAGCacgacggttcccggttcaagaggtaatacactcctccgtcgagggtgtggcgattgccaagatcaatggtgtgttctattgcagctgctacgccccaccaaggtggccaatagaacagttcaaccagatgattgacaggctctcgtcggacctagtgggccggaaaccggtagtcatagcgggagactttaacgcttgggcagtggagtggggcaaccgctgtacaaatagcaggggtcaagcgctaatcacgaccgcagaagacgtcgtcgcagccgtcaaggagcactgcgacgtcacaatcgagcgggcctctgtgcgattgagagacggacacgctggcacccaagtagcctacctcaggctactgaaggcggatgccaaaaaggtaaccgagaaagggaagctgaagatcggctggtcggtatgccctattagtgtaccccagccgccttcagtggataggtgctatcggtgccttgaatccggccacaaagcatacgaatgcaaaggcatagataggagcaagctatgtcgtcgctgcggcgaggagggacataaagagcgggggtgcactaaggcatataagtgccttatctgcaccgctaagaagcaagcccataaacatgctatgggcggaccttcgtgtcccttcggcgagttaaataacaagaagccgtgagagtcacacagctaaatcttaaccattgtgcagcagcccaacagctgctgtggcagtcggtctcggagtcgaggacagatgtcgccctcttatcagacccgtacagcatccctgccggcaacggcaattgggtgtcggacgggtctggaatggtggcaatctgtacaacgggacggttcccggttcaagaggtaatacacccctccgccgagggtgtggcgattgccaagatcaatggtgtgttctattgcagctgctacgccccaccaaggtggccaatagaacagttcaaccagatgattgacaggctctcgtcggacctagtgggccggaaaccggtagtcataccgggagactttaacgcttgggcagtggagtggggcaaccgctgtacaaatagcaggggtcaagcgctaatcacgaccgcagaagacgtcgtcgcagccgtcaaggagcactgcgacgtcacaatcgagcgggcctctgtgcga encodes:
- the LOC131680609 gene encoding uncharacterized protein LOC131680609 encodes the protein MGKKLKPKIHVRDSVVDFLQRTAKFLNSMEAPDENQIKFRLEKLEVKWNEFEEIQSEIEEADDHEGNVEAHRQIRADFEEQYFVVRAGLVSKLPRQLSENTAASSSSLPSSDSSSVHAYVRLPQINLPEFDGNFEKWLPFHDTFRALIDSSPELSNIQKFHYLRSSLRGEALKLVDSYPMSDANYRVAWDGLVARFSNSYLLKKRHLNALFEYPKVKRESASGIHDVIDCFERNTKILDQLGEKTNGWGAMLTHLLVSKLDDVTQKQWEKHASAYEDPNFMLLIEFLKNQTRVLDAVSVDQCTSSSHSFPSTSGYNFRSTKVSINSVMESKGPSCASCQEQHSLTQCPIFHDLPVDDRLQFTNAKRLCSNCLGRNHLARDCPSRFRCRTCSKKHHTLLHPGFPGSGTTPTPSANHDNSASCPTGPGDESNSGLSISSSIASISSNVVLGSSGSYVFLMTAVIEVKDRWGKTHLARALLDSGSQANIMSEDLCQLLKLQRTDKKVEISGIGRSRKQTSYKVVTTVSSRIQNFSLPMEFLVLGHVTDDQPSSSLPLSYWTPPSDMELADPQFYQSGPVDIVLGSQYFYEYHLLNGGRVQIRKFQNTLPVFVNTVFGWVAAGETDFKGTGAKISCHLATVEHLDAAIERFWAIEELTDKPPRSQQEEDCESHFQNTVSRDITGRYIVQYPKRMGFHKMVGASMYTALHRFQQLERRLNRDPELRKQYDDFLQEYINMGHMRLVCKIEDAQNEKQLTCYLPHHPVLKESSSTTKLRVVFDGSAKTSTNHSLNDALLTGPVIQDELLDIMIRFKTSDPIQIYELQTVTYGLSPSSYLATRVLQQVAKDDGNNYKLAAAVVMEDFYMDDFLCGADSIENAKKLRCEVQTLMAGGGFQLRKWSSNEWTAISDSPSEAIDGQSTLYFDPEQKVKTLGVSWETASDQFCIEVRANVNDDPWTKRKIFSAIAQLYDPLGLVSPVVVYAKIQMQSLWLASCNWDDLVPKDIQTKWEQLYQQLPLLEQFKVPRRIFAEGQLPKSRTAPSRPFAITGVDFCGPVYLKPVHRRAAAQKAYIAVFVCFTTKATHLELVCDLSTNAFIAALHRFVARRGVPAEIHSDNGTNFKGAKNVLNELYYMLNNHQEAIVNECTAKGITWKFIPPRAPNFGGLWEAAVKTAKTSMVKTIGNTSLSYEDFLTVLTQIEANMNARPLTPLSDDPTELDVLTPSHFLTGSSLTSLPDPDYTKVPSNRLKHYQQLQQLIQKHWIRWRNEYLTELNVQRKKSPATMHVRVGQIVLVHDESKPSIAWPLARIEAITPGQDNIVRVATVRTKSGIYTRPVRKLYPLPFCSEADIKQNEHNTEAVVTEICS